CATCAAATGAAAAGGTTAACGGAAGCAACGGAAATGTACCGCTGTTTGTAAAAGAGAAAGCTGCGGGTAAAATGGGAGCGAGCAATGCGGAAAACGCACTTGCGTACCTCGAAAAGAATATACATAAGGTAAATATTCAAAAACCTGAAGAAACACTGAAAGTGAAAAAAGTGCAGGAGGACAAGCTGGGTAAGACTCATATCCGTTTTCAGCAGACACAGGACGGTTATCCGGTAGAAGGTGCAGAGATCATTGTCCATTTCGATAAAGAGAATAGAGTGGAACTTGTCAACGGACATCGCAATGATCTTGTTGGACAGAAACCGCTAACCGGCAAAATCAAGGTTTCGGAAGAAAACGCACTGGCGATTGCCAAACAGGTGACAGGCGCACCTGCTGAACTGCCGTATCCGCCGAATACAGAATTGGTTGTTTACCCAACTGGCAGCAGCCTTATCCTCACATATAAAATCAATGTGAATTTCTTAGGGGAACACCCGGGGAATTGGTTTGTTTTCATTAATGCTGAAACAGGGCAAGTCGTTGATAAATATAACAGCATTATGCACACAGGCAGTGACGGCAGTGTAACCGGGTTTGGCATAGGTGTCCTTGGGGATAAACGGGAAATGCATGTATCCAGGCAAAAAGAAGGTTCCACAATGTTTGCACTTGCGGATAGAACCCATGAAGGCCTTGAAGGGATTTTTACGTATGACATGAAAAACTCCTGGGATTATTATGGGCTGCCGGGCGATCTGTTCCTGGACAGTGATGCGGCCTGGATCAGCGAATATCAGAAGCCGGCAGTTGACGCCCACTACAATTCTGAAAAAGTATATGAGTACTTCATGGAAGAACATAACCGTAATTCCATCGATGGAAATGGTATGGCGATCAAGTCTTCGGTTCACTATGGGGAAAACTACAATAATGCCTTCTGGAACGGCTATCAGATGACATACGGTGACGGGGACGGCAAGTTTTTCATTCCGCTTTCCGCGGGCCTTGACGTAGCCGGACACGAAATGGCACACGGTGTCACCAGCCATTCAGCCGGACTGAAATACAGGTTCCAATCAGGTGCGCTGAATGAAGCTTTCTCTGATATTTTCGGGGCACTCATTGATGAAGAAGACTGGGAAGTGGGAGAGGATATCATGGCAGATGAGGCTGTGGCTTCAGGAAGAGAATCACTTCGCAGTCTGAGTGACCCATCGAAATATCCTGTCGGAAGTGCTTATGTCCCTTATGGTGATGGCAGCGGTATGTACCCTTCCCATATGGACGAGTACTATGATTTGCCGATTGAGCTTGATAACGGCGGTGTCCATATCAATTCCTCAATCATCAACCATGCTGCTTATATTACCGGTAAACAGATCGGAAAAGAAGCGCTCGGGCAGATTTATTATCGCGCACTCACTGTTTACTTGACGCCGGAGTCCAACTTCAGTGAGGCAAGAAGCAGCATTATCCAGTCAGCCGTCGACCTTTATGGCGAAGGAAGTGAAGAAGCACGGGCGGCAGCGGATGGATTTAATCAAGTGGGCATAACGGAATAAATGGAAAGGGCTGGCTTATAACAGGCCAGCCTTTTAATGGCATTTTGGATATTACGGGTTAAGCTGACCTTCCAATCGGCGGGTTATTTTTTCACATAGTTCATGGGTCTGGAGTGAATCGAAAGCACTCGGAGACGGGATATTGCCGGTGGCTGCGGCATTTAGGAATTCGGCAATCATATCAACAAAGCCGCGTTTGTATAATGTTGAATCCCAGCCTCCAAATTTTAAAGCTTCTTCGGTTTCATCATGAAAATAGGATCCGTCTGTAAGTTCCTTGACGGCCCGTTTCACGCCTGGGCCGGATACTTCCAGTTTTTCTTCCGTTATGCCGCTGTCGCGGTTCATGATGCCGATCGCCGTGAATCCGCTGCCGGAAAGCTGAAGGACAGCCTGATGGAGCAGCCCTTTTTTAATGATGCCGTGCACATGCATGTCTCCAATACTGCCAGGAATCAAAAAACGGAGCGTATCTACTACATGGATGTAGTCGTTAAATATGAAATGCCGAATATCACCTGGCAGGTGAAAACGGTTCTTTTGCATAACGATCAGCTGCCGGTCTTTGACCTCTTTCATTTGCCTGTACATGGGTGCAAACCTTCTGTTGAAACCTGTCATTAAAATAAGATTGCGCCGATCCGCAAGCCGGGTCAGTTTTTCCGCTTCTTCATAGTTAAGGCTTAATGGCTTATCCACGAACACATGAATATTGTGCCGCAGCAGTTCATCCACCATTTCTGGATGAACCTCTGTTGCGGAATGGACAAAAGCGGCCTCAATATTTTTCTGGGCGAGTTCCCCGATGGAAGATGCCGTTTCGGAAATGCGATATTTGCTGCTTAACTTCTGCAATGTTGTTTTGTTTCTGGTGGCCAAAACAAGATCAATTCCTGGTGTTGCAGCGAGCAGCGGCAAATATGCTTTTTGTGCGATATGTCCAAGCCCTATTATACCGACTTTCATTTCCAATCCCCTCCTTGTCTCCATTTTATCATTTGCCAGGTATGTCAGCTTTATTGAAAAATCATGGTGCTTCATTGCGGATTGCAAATGATAAATGGAGCCAACCGCGCAAGACCCCTGTACCCAATGCTGGTCAATTCAGGCACATCAGTGGAGGTTATGCGCTAATCCATCAGTTGAAAGCAGAGTTTTATATGCATGAAAAAGATGGATGGAACCGGGACAGATTTTGCCCCCTGTTTTTCGGTAATGGAAACGAACTATTATTTAATGGATGGCCAAAAAAGGGAGGAAAGCGGAATGAAGATCGTTTTTTATGAGAACTCAGATATTCAAGTGATTGTTGGTTCAGCCGAATTGAAAGGAAACTTGACGATTGAACAGATTCAAACAGAAGGTGAAAAAAAGGCCAAGGAATTATCAGGGTTGCTCGGCCGTGAAATTGGCTTCATGATCGATATGAACGGCCGAATGGAACAAAAAGTTCCGATGGGCTAAACAGATAGGATACTCCTTAATTTAAAATAATTTCTGACAGTCCGGTGAAAAAAGCACCGGACTTTTTTATTATTAGGCTATGTTAACGTTCAATGTTGTTTTTAAGCAGCAAAAGTATAACTCCCATAAATCGGAGTTTAAGTTTTATCTTTTTGGCGTATGAATAAAAACTGCAAAAATGATAGCGGGGCGTCCGGGAAGCATCCTCGGCGCTGTTCGCGCCTGCGGGTGCCCCGCAAACGTGTATGCCGCCAAGCGGGCGCCAACTGCTTTTCTTAATAAAATCCGTCTTTTTCCCGATAAAATGAAAGATTTTTATTTTCCCTGAATATAGTGGTGGTAGAGCCACTATGAAAGGGTGATGAATGTGCCTCAGCAACAGGAGGGTGTGTATATAGTCAAACCGGGTGATTCCCTCTGGTCAATTGCCGGCAGGTTTGGAACGAGCATCGATGAATTGAAAGGAAGAAATGGACTTCGCTCTGATATGCTTTACGTCAATCAGCAGCTTGTCGTACCACTTGAGTCATCAGATGGGCATATTGTGCAGCCGGGTGAGTCGTTATGGTCGATTGCACAAAGGTACGGTATCAGCCCGGAAAAATTGAAAGCCGCGAATAAGCTTCCCTCGGATATCATTTATATCGGCCAGCGCCTGCGGGTTGACAGGCAGGAAAGGGCTGTAACCACTTATACGGTGAAATCCGGTGATTCGCTTTATGCAATCGCACAGCAATTCAATACGACGGTTGAGAGCATCATAATACTGAATGATTTGACGGGTACTGCCCTTGATGTCGGACAAACTCTTGTCATTCCGGCTTATTCTGAAGCTGTCGTCACTGCCAGGGTTGCCAACATCCGCAGCGGTCCTAGCATGGTGAACGATGTTGTTGTGCAAATGGTCAAAGACGCGCGCCTGCCGGTGATCGGAATCCAGGACAGCTGGTTTAAGGTCCGGCTTTTTAACGGTGACACAGCCTGGATAT
Above is a genomic segment from Bacillus marinisedimentorum containing:
- a CDS encoding M4 family metallopeptidase; the protein is MRKKGSMISMAMSIAVAASFLVMPSVQAVTHPSGAAASNEKVNGSNGNVPLFVKEKAAGKMGASNAENALAYLEKNIHKVNIQKPEETLKVKKVQEDKLGKTHIRFQQTQDGYPVEGAEIIVHFDKENRVELVNGHRNDLVGQKPLTGKIKVSEENALAIAKQVTGAPAELPYPPNTELVVYPTGSSLILTYKINVNFLGEHPGNWFVFINAETGQVVDKYNSIMHTGSDGSVTGFGIGVLGDKREMHVSRQKEGSTMFALADRTHEGLEGIFTYDMKNSWDYYGLPGDLFLDSDAAWISEYQKPAVDAHYNSEKVYEYFMEEHNRNSIDGNGMAIKSSVHYGENYNNAFWNGYQMTYGDGDGKFFIPLSAGLDVAGHEMAHGVTSHSAGLKYRFQSGALNEAFSDIFGALIDEEDWEVGEDIMADEAVASGRESLRSLSDPSKYPVGSAYVPYGDGSGMYPSHMDEYYDLPIELDNGGVHINSSIINHAAYITGKQIGKEALGQIYYRALTVYLTPESNFSEARSSIIQSAVDLYGEGSEEARAAADGFNQVGITE
- a CDS encoding Gfo/Idh/MocA family protein is translated as MKVGIIGLGHIAQKAYLPLLAATPGIDLVLATRNKTTLQKLSSKYRISETASSIGELAQKNIEAAFVHSATEVHPEMVDELLRHNIHVFVDKPLSLNYEEAEKLTRLADRRNLILMTGFNRRFAPMYRQMKEVKDRQLIVMQKNRFHLPGDIRHFIFNDYIHVVDTLRFLIPGSIGDMHVHGIIKKGLLHQAVLQLSGSGFTAIGIMNRDSGITEEKLEVSGPGVKRAVKELTDGSYFHDETEEALKFGGWDSTLYKRGFVDMIAEFLNAAATGNIPSPSAFDSLQTHELCEKITRRLEGQLNP